In Ipomoea triloba cultivar NCNSP0323 chromosome 15, ASM357664v1, one genomic interval encodes:
- the LOC116005802 gene encoding uncharacterized protein LOC116005802: protein MQVSEKLNLVKSVTTQRSYRPIAIKEFYANLMKSIKEAGSQLYGRVWLRGNEYNFDTRTINLYLGIDASDIEDPIIWANTITKVITRGTYSYWPAETNMLPAKSLTTKYAILHKLAMTNWMPNERRGGLNLLMATLIYKIGKGIPIDLGDIIFKHVASFRKPESKESKVKLPFPCTIYGVLRTQGFKPEQNEPIESPQVRMIDARLKQGTHVLDIFPEHASSSAPALNLDVPFTSKLTAQHLDRSIKDLNTIIQILVEKRTVEMQLREQLRLRDQEMTATTAEPPTDPSMASDEQTTENPPEGDSTMNRQEDESSESGNRGSSNNLSKHWLPLIGYYLVKPLLGYYLVTFGYIFLKTPRSAKKILYFRNL, encoded by the coding sequence ATGCAAGTATCTGAAAAGTTGAATCTTGTCAAGTCAGTGACAACTCAGAGGAGCTACCGACCTATTGCTATAAAGGAGTTTTATGCAAACCTAATGAAGAGCATCAAGGAGGCTGGATCACAACTATATGGGCGTGTCTGGCTGAGAGGAAATGAATACAATTTCGATACTCGCACTATCAACCTATATCTGGGCATTGATGCAAGTGATATTGAGGATCCAATTATATGGGCGAACACCATCACAAAGGTCATTACTAGAGGAACTTATAGCTATTGGCCTGCTGAAACCAACATGCTGCCTGCCAAATCACTGACAACAAAGTATGCAATTCTGCACAAATTAGCCATGACAAATTGGATGCCAAATGAACGTAGAGGAGGATTGAACTTGCTCATGGCCACCTTGATCTACAAAATAGGAAAAGGTATTCCCATTGACTTAGGTGATATAATCTTCAAACATGTGGCATCTTTCAGAAAACCAGAGTCAAAGGAAAGCAAAGTGAAGCTACCTTTTCCCTGCACAATTTATGGAGTACTGCGCACACAAGGATTCAAACCTGAGCAGAATGAACCTATCGAATCCCCTCAAGTTAGAATGATTGATGCCCGACTCAAACAAGGAACTCATGTGCTTGACATCTTTCCAGAACATGCAAGTAGCTCAGCCCCAGCCTTGAACCTTGACGTCCCTTTCACCAGCAAACTCACAGCCCAGCACCTTGATAGAAGCATCAAAGATCTCAACACGATCATACAGATACTTGTTGAAAAGAGAACAGTTGAGATGCAATTGCGTGAACAATTGAGGTTGAGAGATCAAGAGATGACTGCTACTACTGCTGAACCACCTACTGATCCTTCCATGGCAAGTGATGAACAGACTACTGAAAACCCACCAGAAGGTGATTCCACCATGAACCGCCAGGAGGATGAGTCCTCAGAATCTGGCAATAGGGGGAGTAGTAACAACCTTTCTAAGCATTGGTTACCGTTAATTGGTTATTACTTGGTTAAACCATTACTTGGTTATTACTTGGTTACTTTTGGTTACATTTTTTTGAAGACCCCCAGATCTGCTAAGAAGATTTTGTATTTTAGAAATTTGTAA